A single Lolium perenne isolate Kyuss_39 chromosome 6, Kyuss_2.0, whole genome shotgun sequence DNA region contains:
- the LOC127305741 gene encoding uncharacterized protein, whose product MSMFEKIRSQIQHRQYTKRKESLEKWTGNITPKIRDKLRKNTEFSRDVEVSPASGGVFGVESHGRDYVVELNMRACSCRRWQLTGIPCSHAIACMRHDRIKPESMVSSCYTLPTYMLAYGGQIFPLRDKDEWAPVDATPILPPLYEKSVGRRKKNRRKQPEESEDGTRLSKHGVTMHCGYCKVASHNRGGCGELKSAIIRENDVALGNNKEEELQQQEHAQDQQSVQQEEQAAAHIVPQSSKIKGKAPPGQAHEKGKNTSSRGRKRTQSNKMKEHVEHLLQIAKRKKSKQILDENGDIDFPVIRTHIHKQERADLHLKDSMVDILSREGPAQAMPVIVEEMPEESYFVAEHRANIPSRRGPLVNTSGRALGSRGTRGARGARGAKAV is encoded by the exons ATGTCCATGTTTGAGAAAATTAGATCACAAATTCAGCACAGGCAATACACGAAGAGGAAGGAATCACTTGAGAAATGGACAGGCAATATTACTCCAAAAATTAGAGACAAGTTGAGGAAAAATACCGAATTTTCAAGAGATGTTGAAGTGTCACCAGCTAGTGGAGGAGTATTTGGAGTGGAGTCACATGGAAGGGATTATGTGGTAGAGCTTAACATGAGAGCTTGCTCTTGCAGAAGATGGCAACTTACAGGTATCCCATGTAGCCATGCAATTGCTTGCATGAGGCATGATAGAATAAAGCCTGAAAGCATGGTTTCAAGCTGCTACACTCTACCAACATACATGCTAGCATATGGTGGGCAAATCTTTCCTCTTAGAGATAAGGATGAGTGGGCACCTGTAGATGCAACTCCTATCTTGCCTCCTCTTTATGAAAAAAGTGTTGGAAGGAGGAAGAAAAATAGAAGGAAGCAACCAGAAGAGAGTGAAGATGGCACTAGACTGAGCAAGCATGGTGTTACAATGCACTGCGGATATTGCAAAGTAGCAAGCCATAACAGAGGCGGTTGCGGTGAGCTAAAATCTGCAATAATAAGGGAAAATGATGTCGCTCTTGGCAATAATAAGGAGGAGGAGCTGCAACAACAAGAGCATGCACAAGATCAACAATCAGTGCAACAAGAAGAGCAAGCTGCAGCACATATAGTACCACAGAGtagcaaaataaaaggaaaagctCCACCCGGTCAAGctcatgagaaaggaaaaaatacaAGCTCAAGAGGAAGGAAAAGAACACAAAGTAACAAGATGAAGGAGCATGTTGAGCATCTTTTGCAGATAGCTAAGAGGAAAAAATCAAAACAGATTCTAGATGAAAATGGTGATATTGACTTCCCTGTGATTAGAACT CACATTCATAAACAAGAAAGGGCAGATCTACATCTGAAAGATTCCATGGTTGACATTCTATCACGTGAG GGGCCTGCACAAGCAATGCCTGTAATTGTAGAGGAAATGCCAGAGGAAAGTTACTTTGTTGCAGAACATAGAGCCAATATACCTTCAAGAAGAGGTCCACTTGTCAACACATCTGGGAGAGCACTAGGATCAAGAGGAACtagaggggcaagaggagcaagAGGAGCAAAAGCAGTTTAA